A DNA window from Arachis duranensis cultivar V14167 chromosome 3, aradu.V14167.gnm2.J7QH, whole genome shotgun sequence contains the following coding sequences:
- the LOC107477388 gene encoding uncharacterized protein LOC107477388 produces the protein MKPQNGGVSRVQKGNHSTQVEGPNWILIAAGALLSTLSVRLGYKLKQALDSKPKQNSTSVPKGNGKPFNMRKSPDCFMQSNGYSHAQDNHGCFSCNSGTGSRMELKCPPNGQTLSESDGALPLVTVPATEYNKENGVMWACSPDRLELPSKPFHHSNCSDSPCVSESGSDIFSKREVIQKLRQQLKRRDDMILEMQDQIAELQSSLNAQLGLSSHLQMQLESANRELFDSEREIQRLRKAIADHCVGRVPHDKSSTVAAWPAEARNGHANGHLDGENNLESPEKTRDDEERIEMLRKQVGELKEVIEGKEFLLQSYKEQKAELSLKIRELQHRLDSQLPNIL, from the exons ATGAAACCGCAGAACGGTGGGGTGTCTAGAGTTCAAAAAGGAAATCATTCTACTCAAGTTGAAGGGCCTAATTGGATTCTTATTGCTGCCGGTGCTTTGTTGAGTACATTATCCGTTCGTCTTGGTTACAAATTGAAGCAGGCACTTGATTCGAAGCCAAAGCAGAATTCAACTAGTGTTCCAAAAG GAAATGGAAAACCTTTCAACATGAGGAAATCCCCAGATTGCTTTATGCAGTCTAATGGATATTCCCATGCACAAGATAATCATGGCTGCTTCAGCTGCAATTCAG GAACTGGAAGTCGTATGGAACTTAAGTGCCCACCAAACGGCCAGACATTGAGTGAATCTGATGGTGCCCTCCCTTTGGTGACTGTTCCTGCTACTGAATATAACAAGGAAAATGGTGTCATGTGGGCATGCTCTCCTGACCGTCTTGAATTGCCTTCGAAGCCATTCCACCATTCAAACTGCTCAGATTCTCCATGTGTATCTGAATCTGGGTCCGATATTTTTAGCAAGCGGGAAGTCATACAGAAACTGCGGCAACAATTGAAGAGAAGAGATGATATGATCCTAGAGATGCAAGATCAAATAGCTGAATTGCAAAGCTCACTCAATGCTCAGCTCGGACTATCTTCTCATTTGCAAATGCAGCTTGAATCTGCAAACAGAGAGTTATTTGACTCGGAGAGAGAGATCCAACGTCTGAGGAAAGCAATCGCTGATCACTGTGTTGGACGTGTTCCACACGATAAATCTTCCACCGTCGCTGCCTGGCCAGCTGAGGCTAGAAATGGCCATGCAAATGGCCATCTAGATGGGGAGAATAATTTGGAGTCCCCTGAGAAAACAAGGGATGATGAGGAGAGAATCGAGATGCTTAGAAAGCAAGTAGGAGAGTTGAAAGAGGTAATTGAAGGGAAAGAATTCTTGCTCCAGAGCTACAAGGAACAGAAGGCAGAGTTGTCTCTGAAAATCAGGGAATTGCAACATAGATTGGATTCTCAGCTGCCTAACATTTTGTAG
- the LOC107477389 gene encoding uncharacterized protein LOC107477389 produces MEEAKALQQHQQQLLLQQQQQQQQQQQQQHQQQHHFMLLQQLQKQQQQQQAQAAAISRFPSNIDAHLRPIRPLGLQQNPSPNPNSAPNPNPNNPILNLQQQQHHQNPNSNHVSQQQTQQSQTQSQTQQHQQQQQQQQQQKAIRPGNQMELQMAYQDAWRVCHPDFKRPFSSLEDACERLLPYHVVADYEAEEDDRILDSDTTGQMLSRSQQWDNNIAAKIAEFTATFEKQALAFNIITQKRGLGEFRSEERLMFEQALLQEEKRAMLELRAELESREKAGREAHEAKLRMAMVQAEQARADSQSHAEMMSRTPIRGSALGSQGSDIAIGHDMREQDQGGNAGEMMNGWGNNAQREEKEPSDDFLNDEAENGDTGTQDGWRDVGEFDLNAR; encoded by the exons ATGGAAGAGGCAAAGGCATTGCAGCAACATCAACAACAACTACTgttgcagcagcagcagcagcagcagcaacagcaacagcaacaacatcaacaacaacacCATTTCATGCTGTTACAGCAATTGcagaagcagcagcagcaacagcaAGCACAAGCAGCTGCAATTTCTCGATTCCCTTCAAACATCGACGCCCACTTGCGACCCATAAGGCCCCTCGGTCTCCAACAAAACCCTAGCCCTAACCCTAATTCTGCgcctaaccctaaccctaacaaTCCCATCCTCAAtctgcagcagcagcagcatcaCCAGAACCCTAATTCCAATCATGTCTCGCAGCAGCAGACCCAGCAATCGCAAACGCAATCTCAAACGCAGCAGCATCAGCAACAACAgcaacagcagcaacaacagAAAGCGATTCGCCCTGGGAACCAGATGGAGCTACAGATGGCATACCAAGATGCATGGCGGGTCTGTCACCCTGACTTTAAGCGACCATTCTCTTCTCTTGAAGATGCCTGCGAGAG ATTATTGCCATATCATGTTGTGGCAGACTATGAAGCAGAAGAGGATGATAGGATACTGGATTCTGACACCACTGGCCAGATGCTTTCACGGTCCCAGCAGTGGGATAATAATATTGCTGCTAAAATTGCTGAGTTCACAGCAACTTTTGAGAAGCAGGCACTTGCCTTCAACATAATAACCCAAAAAAGAGGTTTGGGGGAATTCCGATCTGAGGAGAGATTGATGTTTGAGCAGGCACTTCTTCAGGAGGAAAAGCGAGCTATGTTGGAATTAAGAGCTGAACTAGAGTCCAGGGAGAAGGCTGGTCGTGAAGCCCACGAGGCTAAACTTCGGATGGCAATGGTCCAGGCAGAGCAGGCTCGGGCTGATTCACAGTCTCATGCTGAAATGATGTCTCGAACCCCAATAAGAGGGAGTGCACTTGGGTCCCAAGGGAGTGACATCGCAATTGGTCATGACATGAGAGAGCAGGATCAGGGAGGCAATGCAGGTGAGATGATGAATGGATGGGGAAACAATGCTcagagagaagagaaggagcCATCTGATGATTTCTTAAATGATGAAGCTGAAAATGGGGACACTGGCACGCAAGATGGCTGGCGTGATGTTGGTGAATTTGATCTGAATGCTAGGTGA
- the LOC107477429 gene encoding cytochrome P450 89A2-like: METWFIFIMLFLGVSIIIKRILYLVFPRYPLPPGPPKVPIIGNFKLLQRFNKDPKTVLEKLHAKYGPIFSFQMGSHTDIFIANRFLAHQALIQNGSTFADRPVAVPTKKIISSNQNDILFSFYGPVWRALRRNLTSNILHPSQVKSYANARKWVLDMLLDRLKSESGASNPIRVIDHFQYSVFCLLSFMCFGDKLDEKQIREIEDSLRSMLLSFTKYNVLNFWPTITRILFWKRWKEFLQLRRDLEALLIPYIDARKKAKQERLSKDGKEDNTNEFVLCYVDTLLDLQLVEEDEGSKLDYGNICTLCSEFLNAGTDTTSTALEWIMANLVKYPQIQERLVEEIREVMVEGENEVKEEHLPKLPYLKSLILEGLRRHPPLHYVAPHRVTKDVVLDGYLVPTTASVNFFVAEIGRDPTAWDDPMAFKPERFMDNGGTTFDIMGSKEIKMMPFGAGRRMCPGYGLAILHLEYFVANLVWNFEWKAMSGDDIDMSEKLLFTTVMKNPLKVHILPRK; encoded by the coding sequence ATGGAAACTTGGTTCATCTTTATTATGCTCTTTCTTGGTGTCTCAATAATCATCAAACGCATACTTTACCTTGTGTTTCCACGGTATCCCCTCCCTCCGGGGCCTCCAAAAGTGCCTATCATAGGTAACTTCAAATTACTCCAACGATTCAATAAAGATCCTAAGACTGTTCTTGAGAAACTTCATGCCAAATATGGTCcaatcttttcttttcaaatggGCTCTCATACCGACATTTTCATTGCCAATCGATTCCTTGCGCACCAAGCATTGATCCAAAATGGCAGTACCTTTGCGGACCGCCCTGTTGCTGTTCCTACCAAGAAAATCATTAGCAGCAATCAAAATGACATCCTTTTTAGCTTCTATGGTCCTGTATGGCGCGCTCTCCGGCGAAACCTCACTTCAAATATCCTCCACCCTTCACAGGTCAAGTCCTATGCAAATGCACGCAAATGGGTTTTAGATATGCTTCTTGATCGATTAAAATCCGAGTCGGGGGCTAGCAACCCCATAAGGGTCATTGATCATTTTCAATATAGCGTGTTTTGCTTGCTCAGTTTTATGTGTTTTGGTGACAAGCTTGATGAGAAGCAAATTAGGGAAATCGAGGATAGTCTACGCAGCATGCTCTTGAGCTTTACTAAGTACAATGTCTTGAATTTTTGGCCAACAATCACAAGGATATTGTTTTGGAAGAGATGGAAGGAATTCTTGCAGCTAAGAAGAGATCTAGAAGCCTTGTTGATTCCTTATATTGACGCTCGAAAGAAAGCCAAGCAAGAGAGACTTAGCAAGGATGGCAAAGAGGACAACACAAATGAGTTTGTTTTGTGCTATGTGGATACTTTGTTGGATTTGCAACTCGTGGAGGAAGATGAAGGGAGCAAGCTTGATTATGGGAATATTTGCACCTTATGCTCGGAGTTTCTAAACGCCGGAACAGATACTACTTCGACAGCATTGGAATGGATCATGGCAAATTTGGTGAAGTACCCTCAAATCCAAGAAAGACTTGTGGAGGAAATTAGAGAGGTCATGGTTGAAGGAGAGAACGAGGTGAAGGAGGAACATTTGCCAAAATTGCCATATCTAAAGTCTCTGATTTTGGAGGGTCTACGACGCCATCCACCGCTACACTATGTGGCTCCTCATAGAGTAACCAAGGATGTGGTTCTGGATGGTTATTTGGTTCCTACCACTGCCTCTGTAAATTTCTTTGTGGCTGAGATAGGTAGGGACCCTACAGCTTGGGATGACCCTATGGCCTTTAAGCCAGAGAGGTTCATGGACAATGGAGGAACAACTTTTGATATAATGGGAAGTAAAGAGATAAAGATGATGCCATTTGGGGCTGGGAGGAGAATGTGCCCTGGATATGGTTTAGCAATTCTCCACTTGGAGTATTTTGTGGCCAATTTAGTTTGGAATTTTGAGTGGAAGGCTATGAGTGGAGATGACATCGATATGTCAGAGAAGCTGTTATTCACAACTGTGATGAAGAATCCTTTAAAGGTTCATATATTGCCTAGGAAATAA
- the LOC107477390 gene encoding embryogenesis-associated protein EMB8: protein MAWAVTAGTSLTFPLVVASVQYAPRTLPNALIRSLHLSSSSSASPMSTTTPQQPHSSFEILGGARDNFLPALSHVLSRPYHPFPFLGWNRHIETISASFYRSIPDIRLRRQCLRTQDGGAVALDWVSGDDRRLPPDAPLLILLPGLTGGSGDSYVRHMLNKARSKGWRVVVFNSRGCGDSPVTTPQFYSASFLGDIREVVAHVAGRYPNANVYAVGWSLGANILVRYLGQEGYNCPLSGAVSLCNPFNLVVADEDFHKGFNNVYDKALAKSLRRIFNKHVLLFEDIGGEYNIPMAANAKSVREFDDGLTRVSFGFKSVDEYYSSSSSSDSVKHVQTPLLCIQAANDPIAPARGIPREDIQENPNCLLIVTPKGGHLGWIAGDEAPFGAPWTDPLVMDFIQYLETEEVKYPKTSSNSDGKVALHHLEV, encoded by the exons ATGGCATGGGCAGTGACTGCAGGTACCTCATTGACGTTCCCATTGGTGGTGGCCTCTGTACAATATGCACCTCGCACACTCCCCAACGCACTAATCAGATCCCTCCACCTGTCCTCCTCTTCCTCCGCCTCACCAATGTCTACTACTACACCCCAACAACCTCACTCCTCCTTCGAAATCCTCGGTGGAGCACGTGACAATTTCCTCCCAGCTCTCTCCCACGTGCTGTCTCGCCCCTACCACCCCTTCCCCTTCCTCGGATGGAACCGCCACATCGAGACCATCTCCGCCTCGTTCTACCGCTCAATTCCTGACATAAGACTCCGCCGTCAGTGCCTCCGGACACAAGATGGTGGTGCCGTCGCCCTTGACTGGGTCTCCGGCGACGACCGCCGTCTGCCCCCCGATGCTCCACTCCTCATTTTGCTG CCAGGATTAACTGGTGGTAGTGGAGATTCTTATGTGAGGCACATGTTAAATAAAGCTCGGAGCAAAGGGTGGCGCGTGGTGGTTTTCAATAGCCGTGGTTGTGGGGATAGTCCTGTTACTACTCCTCAG TTCTATTCAGCTTCATTTCTGGGAGATATTCGCGAGGTTGTTGCCCATGTCGCTGGTAGATACCCTAATGCCAATGTGTATGCAGTTGGTTGGTCACTTGGCGCAAATATTCTTGTTCGTTACTTGGGTCAG GAAGGCTACAATTGCCCTCTTTCTGGCGCCGTGTCATTATGTAATCCTTTCAATTTGGTTGTGGCAGATGAGGACTTCCATAAAGGCTTTAACAATGTCTACGACAAGGCTCTCGCGAAGTCCCTTCGCAGGATTTTCAACAA GCATGTTTTACTCTTTGAAGATATTGGTGGCGAATATAACATTCCTATGGCAGCCAATGCCAAGTCTGTTAGGGAGTTTGATGATGGACTAACCCGTG TTTCTTTTGGATTCAAGTCTGTGGATGAATACTATTCTAGTTCAAGTAGTTCAGATTCCGTGAAACATGTTCAAACCCCTCTGCTTTGCATCCAG GCAGCAAATGATCCAATTGCTCCTGCTAGGGGAATTCCTCGTGAAGATATCCAG GAAAATCCAAACTGCTTGTTAATAGTTACACCAAAAGGTGGCCATCTGGGGTGGATTGCTGGTGATGAAGCTCCATTTGGAGCTCCTTGGACTGATCCTTTGGTAATGGATTTCATTCAATATTTAGAAACAGAGGAAGTCAAATACCCTAAAACTAGTAGTAATTCTGATGGTAAAGTAGCCTTGCACCATCTTGAAGTGTAG